The following coding sequences are from one Salmo trutta chromosome 36, fSalTru1.1, whole genome shotgun sequence window:
- the dlgap3 gene encoding disks large-associated protein 3, which yields MKGYQVSRSLSQHSSVGGGGHTPCNCTEDCDPGPNSVRDYEHYDGAGHPYYPPGGPPEHRFLSSHSGGGTFPRSHPSHHPAPHQYDSCEECLSTVGGHVSKMHSLDQFEKQLPFPPDGFHTLQYQRSASGAEQRSESPSRIRHLVHSVQRLFAKSHSLEAPTKREYNGTRGGGDYRERGGGGGQRSGGEEGIGHHYSGHQSRSVKRSKSRERSKSGDGRHESSGRRHRNRTAGWWSSDDNLDSDSSFLVTAGNTGPSGRGGGRGGYPTGHESLDAAIQELTMKKLPKQGSVPSGPGPGECMACTTMALAGGESGGGGAYHGGPGQHSLKRSTWSAMTVDHKLPVASSPCTNE from the coding sequence ATGAAGGGTTACCAGGTCAGCCGCAGCCTGTCCCAGCACTCCTCTGTTGGAGGAGGGGGACACACACCGTGCAACTGTACCGAAGACTGCGACCCCGGGCCCAACTCCGTCCGAGACTACGAACACTACGACGGAGCGGGACACCCCTACTACCCCCCCGGGGGTCCCCCAGAGCATCGtttcctctcctcccactctggAGGGGGGACGTTCCCCCGCTCCCACCCGAGCCATCACCCCGCGCCTCATCAGTACGACTCATGCGAGGAGTGTCTGTCCACGGTGGGGGGTCACGTGTCTAAGATGCACAGCCTGGATCAGTTTGAGAAGCAGCTTCCTTTTCCTCCTGACGGGTTCCACACCCTGCAGTACCAGAGGAGCGCCAGCGGGGCTGAGCAGCGCAGCGAGAGCCCCTCCCGTATCCGCCACCTGGTTCACTCAGTCCAGAGACTCTTCGCCAAGTCCCACTCCCTCGAGGCGCCGACGAAGAGGGAATATAATGGTACACGAGGAGGAGGGGATTAccgggaaagaggaggaggaggaggacaaaggagcggaggagaggaggggattggGCATCATTATTCGGGCCACCAGTCCCGCTCGGTGAAGCGCAGCAAGTCTCGCGAGCGCTCCAAGAGCGGGGATGGGCGCCACGAGTCGTCCGGCCGGCGCCACCGGAACCGAACTGCCGGGTGGTGGAGCTCCGACGACAACCTAGACAGTGACAGCAGCTTTCTGGTAACCGCGGGCAACACCGGTCCAAGCGGTCGAGGTGGCGGGCGAGGCGGTTACCCCACGGGCCACGAGAGTCTGGACGCTGCTATCCAGGAGCTGACCATGAAGAAACTGCCCAAGCAGGGGAGTGTACCATCGGGCCCCGGGCCGGGGGAGTGCATGGCCTGTACCACAATGGCCCTGGCAGGGGGGGAGAGTGGCGGAGGGGGAGCGTACCATGGAGGGCCTGGGCAACACTCTCTGAAGAGGAGCACGTGGTCGGCCATGACG